GGGGTTAAGTCCCCTTCCGGCCCTCCTTTATTCAACCTCCAAATAACACCCCTAAACAACTTAATTAGTTTTATGAAATAGTAAAAATAACTTTTGCCTAAAAAAGTGTGGGGCAGGTTATTAAGGTTCTTTGTGAAAATAAGGTGTTATCAAAACCTAGTTTTAGTATACACAGTTTTAATGTTATTTAAATGCACATGAAACCTGGTTTTAAACTATTGTCAAAAAGTCATTCAAGGACTATAAGAATTAAGAACTCATCTGTTCTGTCCAGATATGATGATCACATACAGTTCTATGAAAGGCAGAGCCAGAAAGAGAATCCAACATGAATATCTTAATTGTATATACCCAAATAAAActacaaatgaatgagaaatagatcaaaacaagcaaaacaatTTTGTCACaaaaatgacaacaaaaagAGTAGACAATAATGAAAAACCAAGACATTACCCAGTTTTGCTTACTCCCTGAGTTGTGGGTCAGGGATGAAGGAAACGACAGACAGAGCGCAAGAgagggtcgggccaaactaacaattttttgattttttaaatatagttttttttttcaggactggggtagggccatggccGATTCAAGAGTGTAAGAgggttttctgttttttttttttgttttaataaaaaaattgtaaaaaaatatacaccTCTATCATGTCCCTATTATATCGGCGAATTTTAAAGGCCAAGCGTTTCCTGAAAATAGCCTTAGAAAAAGTTCAACTATTTTTGTGGTAAACGGTAACCCATCGTCCGGACAACTGCCCCTGAAAGGAAGGGCAGTTAGAGTTAAATTCTTTACGGCAGATGTAATGATTCAAGGGGATAAATTGAAccttttgtaaaagaaaaaaacgtaGAATAAGATTAGAATAAATTCCACCAAGTGAGAACATCCAAAAtactttgtctttttttgaaCCATTAAACCTCGGAATAAAGATCAATTGGCTGTTTATCCAAAGCACTATCACGTTTATCCCATCCTTTATCTacctttttcttcattcgttGCGCTTTGTCTTCTCTATAAAGTTCTCCACCTTCTTCTCATATCACAGGTAGTTACGCTTTTTTACTCCGATTTGTATTTCTCTCCCGTGTTTCCTCACCGGCGTTTCATCAATCGTTCTGTCGCCGATCGGCAATGGAGATCGATCTCTCTCCAAAGCAGTCTCAGAAGGTGTATGGAGGAGATGGTGGATCCTACTACACATGGTCGAGCTCCGACCTCCCCATGCTCGCAGAAGCCAAGGTTGGTGGGGCCAAGCTCCTCCTTCAGCCCCATGGCCTCGCCCTCCCCAGCTACTCCGACTCTGCCAAGGTCGCCTATGTCCTCCATGGTTCGTCTCTCTATCTTATACACCTATTCACCCTTTGAAGTTTGATCCCTCCACTTATCTCCCCACTTTATCCAaacccctttcttcttcttcttctcccatTGACGACGTGAAGATCTATGTACTGTTTTTTCCCGATTCTGTTGATGGTATATGGTTGGTGTTTCTCTTGAGTCGAGATTCTCCGATAAGCAAAGTAAGGGATGTCGTTGCATCATAAATGTGCTTCTGTTTCGGTCTTCATCGGTTTCTCTGTTTCGTGCATGAGATCGGCGGTTCTCCCAGTAATGGCCGGGCCTTCAATATTCTTGATCGTAGGAAAAGAACAGACGAAAAATATCTCCCCAGATAGTTGGAGATTttaatattattgaaaaatgCATTCGAATGTGTTGACAATTTTGTTCTGGTTCAGATTTCTTTCCTCTGCAACTTGTTTCGAAAATCCGTCTTCTCTTTTCTTGCCATTCAATTTTGATGTACTCCGTGTTTTACTTGTTTGTTTGATTGAGCTACAGGGAAAGGGAGGGCAGGGATAGTGATGCCGGAGGCGACGAAGGAGAAAGTGGTGCCGCTCAGAAAGGGTGACGCCCTCGCCCTTCCCTTCGGTGTCGTCACCTGGTGGTTCAACGACGGCGACGGGGAGCTCGTCGTCCTCTTCCTCGGCGACACCTCCAAGGCCCACCGCTCCGGCGAGTTCACCAACTTTCTCCTCACCGGCGTCGGCTCCCTCTTCCACGGTTTCTCGACGGAGTTCGTGAGCAGGGCGTGGGACCTGAAGGAAGAGGAGGTGGAGAAGCTGGTCAAGGCCCAAAAGGGGCAGGGGATCGTGAAGCTGAGGGAAGGGCAGAGCCTTCCCGCTGCGTCGGAGGAGGACGCCAAGGGGATGGTGTTCAACTGCGAGTCGGCTCCGTTGGATGTGGACGTCAAGGGCGGCGGCCGCGTTGTGGTGCTGACGGACAAGAACCTGCCGCTGGTTGGGGAGGTGGGGCTGGGCGCCGACCTGGTGAGGATCGACTCTGCCTCCATGTGCTCTCCTGGCTTCTCCTCCGACTCGGCCTTCCAGGTGACGTACGTGATAAGAGGGAGCGGGAGGGTTCAGGTGGTGGGGATCGACGGGCGGAGAGTGCTGGAGACGAGGGTGAAGGCCGGCTGTCTCTTCATCGTTCCCAGATTCTTCGTTGTCTCCAAGATTGCCGACGGCGATGGCATGGAGTGGTTCTCCATCATCACCACCCCACAGTAAGTAacccatcatcatcatcttcctaatacatgcatgcatgtgtaacTATATGCTGCTTTGAAGTCAAATTATTCTAATTAATTCATTCTGAAAGCTACGTTAGGTCATATTAATTCGCTAGCTCAAAGAAACCTGCAACTTTTAGCTTAAGTAATGCTCGTATAATTATCATGATCGCCACATTAAATTGGCAGCCTTGGAAGCTCCAGCCTAATTTGAGTTTAAGGTTGAGTTGTTATAGAGTTTATGGTCCTTGGTGGAGCAAGCTATCTTCACTTCGGATGATCAAGTGTGAACCGCTCAAGTGACTTAATCGGCTTAATCATAGACTTGAGCTCGATTCGACCGTGTTCAATTGGCTTGGCTCATTCCCCAGCCATAGGGGTTGGTGGACCCATGACATGATGCGGCCTTTAAACATTCACCAAGATGTTGAGATGTCCTGTAGATGAGAGAAGCAAAGTTGGCAGATGATAGGTAACATCTGTCATGCTTTTGTCCTATCAGTGGGAAAATGAAAGCAAGTCAGGACATGTGTTGATCCACTGCTTTCTTTCCTTGGAACTGGTGATAGTGGAGAATCATGTAGTGGCCATGAAATGACATCTATAAGCATTGGTTGCCACCTTCGACTGCTACAGATATTTGGGGCAAATTGGTAACTATGCTGTAATATGCTGTGGTGGGCTCATATATGTTACCCCTTTATAGAAAGGTAGCCTGCCTAGAAAATATATGATCCTTGACTAGTGGGAGCACCCATTTGATTATGTTTCTGTTTTCCTCTTAGATATTATGTAATCAGCAGCCGAGAGTGGTTGAGAggttgtcaaaattttgacgtTTGCATCCATGCAGGTTTTGGTGTTATTGGACAGTCATAAATCTCTTTCTATGCAAAAGTATGTTTAAGTATGTTGATCTTCCAAAGTAGGAAAAGTATGGcttttctcttctgtttttcAGGTtgtcattcattcattcatttgagCGGTCTACAGTAGGTTAATCTTTAACTtcaaacatctctctctctctctctctctctgtgtgtgttgCCATTTATGAAAGGTTTACACTTAAAGGActtaattttgtttgaattttctgACATGGAAATTGCAAAATTACTGTGAAAGTCTGGATCAAGTTCAGATTTTTTGACAGTTCCATTTGTTAAATTTGCTCGAGTAAACTGTGATCGTAATAGAAGATTTATTGTGTGATTCTGGTTAATAACTTCTTGGTTCTTATAAAATGGCAGGCCGGTGTTCAGTCACTTGGCGGGGAGGACCTCAGTGTGGAAGGCACTGTCCCCGCAGGTGCTGGAGGCATCGTTTGACGTGTCTCCTGAGATGGAAAAGCTCTTCAGATCCAAGAGGACCTCCG
This window of the Nymphaea colorata isolate Beijing-Zhang1983 chromosome 2, ASM883128v2, whole genome shotgun sequence genome carries:
- the LOC116248975 gene encoding 11S globulin seed storage protein 2-like translates to MEIDLSPKQSQKVYGGDGGSYYTWSSSDLPMLAEAKVGGAKLLLQPHGLALPSYSDSAKVAYVLHGKGRAGIVMPEATKEKVVPLRKGDALALPFGVVTWWFNDGDGELVVLFLGDTSKAHRSGEFTNFLLTGVGSLFHGFSTEFVSRAWDLKEEEVEKLVKAQKGQGIVKLREGQSLPAASEEDAKGMVFNCESAPLDVDVKGGGRVVVLTDKNLPLVGEVGLGADLVRIDSASMCSPGFSSDSAFQVTYVIRGSGRVQVVGIDGRRVLETRVKAGCLFIVPRFFVVSKIADGDGMEWFSIITTPQPVFSHLAGRTSVWKALSPQVLEASFDVSPEMEKLFRSKRTSDAIFFAPPN